A portion of the Mesotoga infera genome contains these proteins:
- a CDS encoding ABC transporter substrate-binding protein: MSKRGVIVLLLIFVVVATAFAEIELKFYYPVGVSGPLARVIDGMTQEFNDSHPGITVVPVYCGNYDDTMQKVQTAVMSKNPPDIAVVEISELYSLLAMDAILPLDDYITAEGEEFLDQFWPAFFGNAIAKDKIWGFPFQRSTPVFYYNKDLFKKHSKALLDAGLDPNRAPRTWYELIDYARILTERKGNETTVYGLILPGGWNDWIFEAFLRQNDSFLIDQENKKANFDSPEALQALNLWYKLTTELKVSPPLRPWNMTITDFVSGNAAMMYYSTGGMPTVRSMANFDFGVAFLPMHVTYGTPVGGGDFHIFKNIPKANQDAAWEYIKFMTTPEKAAYWSMVSGYVSVNKDSYELPEMIEFLDGFPQMWTAANQLEFSYPKMMAVNYQQIRKIMVTNLDAVQLGNKTPQKALQEMQKEIQAILDRYSF; the protein is encoded by the coding sequence TTGTCTAAGCGTGGGGTTATTGTGCTACTTCTTATCTTCGTTGTAGTAGCCACTGCATTTGCGGAAATCGAGCTGAAATTCTACTACCCTGTTGGTGTTTCAGGACCTCTGGCAAGAGTTATTGATGGCATGACCCAGGAGTTCAATGATTCTCATCCGGGGATTACTGTGGTTCCTGTTTACTGTGGAAATTACGATGATACAATGCAGAAAGTTCAAACTGCAGTTATGTCAAAGAATCCGCCTGACATAGCCGTTGTAGAGATTTCGGAACTATACTCACTGCTAGCTATGGATGCCATTCTTCCTCTCGACGATTATATTACAGCGGAAGGCGAGGAATTCCTGGATCAATTCTGGCCAGCTTTCTTCGGAAATGCAATCGCCAAAGACAAGATCTGGGGCTTCCCCTTCCAGAGAAGCACCCCAGTTTTCTACTACAACAAAGACCTATTCAAGAAGCATTCAAAAGCTCTTCTTGATGCTGGTCTAGACCCAAATCGTGCACCCAGAACTTGGTATGAACTTATCGATTATGCAAGAATACTTACTGAGAGAAAAGGTAACGAAACCACCGTATATGGTTTGATCCTTCCAGGTGGTTGGAATGACTGGATATTCGAAGCATTCTTAAGGCAGAATGACTCTTTCCTGATTGACCAGGAAAACAAAAAAGCCAATTTTGATTCTCCGGAAGCTCTTCAGGCACTGAATCTCTGGTATAAGCTTACAACTGAGCTAAAGGTCAGTCCTCCTCTGAGACCATGGAATATGACCATTACAGACTTCGTATCAGGAAATGCCGCTATGATGTACTACTCAACAGGTGGCATGCCCACTGTGCGTAGTATGGCGAACTTTGATTTCGGTGTTGCCTTCCTTCCAATGCACGTTACTTACGGAACCCCGGTTGGCGGTGGCGACTTCCACATTTTCAAGAATATTCCAAAGGCAAATCAGGACGCAGCATGGGAATATATAAAGTTTATGACGACACCTGAAAAAGCTGCGTACTGGAGTATGGTCTCGGGATATGTGAGCGTAAATAAAGACAGTTACGAGCTTCCGGAAATGATCGAGTTCCTGGACGGATTCCCTCAAATGTGGACTGCCGCCAATCAGCTAGAGTTTTCTTATCCAAAAATGATGGCCGTAAATTATCAGCAAATAAGGAAGATTATGGTCACAAATCTCGATGCTGTTCAGCTCGGCAACAAGACTCCACAAAAGGCTCTTCAAGAAATGCAGAAAGAGATCCAGGCAATTCTAGATAGATACAGCTTCTGA